A single region of the Nicotiana sylvestris chromosome 6, ASM39365v2, whole genome shotgun sequence genome encodes:
- the LOC104223714 gene encoding uncharacterized protein: MKGTSKIKMAAILIMVVSLAMVLGLILVLLAEFFCSLLLRRRQQSKTAINSTSASIAQPPPPRRQDQSIAPTTLSSFYAQGVLHAPRNFLFPKDDDNNSSLPSVISQVRSVECEAYTDLNPKENFDFEMQNRNSSSPYPSFIQIQSPKLVHEVPLQCSTSTCTTMEQFVYISNPIYDNEKPRPSMVDTPFETPNSSPSYLETIDNSSEKDDENCGISSSSSTSPSSSVQLTPMKKLPAEACSVSLRDVRSIITSESNSNSNNSSFSSGSPCTSPSW; encoded by the coding sequence ATGAAGGGTACTTCCAAGATAAAAATGGCAGCAATATTGATAATGGTGGTGAGTCTTGCAATGGTTCTAGGCCTAATATTAGTTCTACTTGCTGAGTTCTTCTGCTCCCTCTTACTTCGTCGTCGACAACAGTCAAAAACGGCTATAAATTCCACGTCAGCTTCCATCGCACAACCACCACCACCACGTCGCCAAGATCAATCAATTGCTCCAACAACTCTTAGTAGCTTCTACGCACAAGGGGTTCTTCACGCTCCTAGAAATTTCCTCTTCCCTAAAGACGACGACAACAACAGCAGCTTACCCAGTGTAATCTCACAAGTGAGGTCTGTGGAGTGTGAGGCGTACACAGACCTTAACCCTAAAGAAAATTTCGATTTTGAAATGCAAAATCGAAATTCTTCTTCACCTTATCCTTCCTTTATTCAAATTCAATCCCCTAAATTAGTACATGAAGTACCACTACAATGTAGCACTAGTACATGTACAACTATGGAGCAATTTGTTTACATATCAAATCCAATTTACGATAATGAAAAACCCAGGCCAAGTATGGTTGATACGCCTTTTGAAACACCCAATTCATCGCCCTCTTATCTCGAAACAATTGATAATTCTTCAGAGAAAGACGACGAAAATTGTGGAATATCATCTTCATCATCAACTAGTCCATCTTCTTCAGTTCAATTAACTCCAATGAAGAAACTTCCAGCTGAGGCATGTTCAGTTTCACTTAGAGATGTTAGATCAATTATTACTTCAGAAAGTAATTCTAATAGTAACAATTCTTCTTTTTCCTCTGGATCTCCTTGTACTTCTCCTTCTTGGTGA